In Hyphomicrobium denitrificans 1NES1, one DNA window encodes the following:
- the yghU gene encoding glutathione-dependent disulfide-bond oxidoreductase, protein MSDTANYTPPKVWQWDRPSGGAFASINRPVAGPTHEKELPVGKHPLQLYSLATPNGIKVTVMLEELLAQGHSGAEYDAWLIRITEGDQFGSGFVEINPNSKIPALVDRSGSAPRRIFESGSILLYLAEKFGAFLPSDPDKRTEALNWLFWQAGSAPYLGGGFGHFYTYAPVKIEYAINRFAMEVKRQLDVLDRHLAAHKFMAGEDYSIADIAIWPWYGGLVRGEVYGAAEFLDAPAYVHVNRWANAIAERPAVKRGRMVNRTSGDPSGQLRERHDAGDFETRTEDKLKT, encoded by the coding sequence ATGAGCGATACAGCGAACTATACGCCGCCCAAGGTCTGGCAATGGGATCGGCCGAGCGGGGGTGCGTTTGCAAGCATCAATCGGCCGGTTGCCGGACCGACGCACGAGAAGGAGCTTCCAGTCGGCAAGCATCCGCTGCAACTTTACTCGCTCGCGACCCCGAACGGTATCAAGGTCACGGTGATGCTCGAGGAGCTGCTTGCGCAAGGGCATAGCGGCGCGGAGTACGACGCTTGGTTGATCCGAATTACCGAGGGCGATCAATTCGGCAGCGGTTTTGTCGAAATAAATCCCAATTCGAAGATCCCGGCGCTTGTCGATCGCAGCGGCAGCGCGCCAAGACGTATTTTCGAGTCGGGTTCCATTCTGCTCTATCTGGCGGAGAAATTCGGCGCATTCCTGCCGAGCGATCCGGATAAACGCACGGAAGCGCTGAATTGGCTGTTTTGGCAGGCGGGGAGTGCGCCTTATCTCGGTGGCGGGTTTGGCCACTTCTACACCTATGCTCCGGTCAAGATCGAATATGCGATCAACCGTTTTGCCATGGAGGTAAAGCGGCAACTGGATGTGCTCGATCGCCATCTCGCGGCCCATAAGTTTATGGCGGGCGAGGATTATTCAATCGCCGATATTGCGATTTGGCCTTGGTATGGCGGCCTTGTACGGGGCGAGGTGTATGGCGCCGCCGAGTTTCTCGACGCGCCCGCGTATGTTCATGTCAATCGCTGGGCGAACGCGATTGCGGAGCGTCCAGCGGTCAAGCGCGGGCGCATGGTCAACCGCACATCCGGCGATCCTTCTGGTCAGCTTCGTGAGCGTCATGACGCCGGCGATTTCGAAACCCGGACGGAAGACAAGCTCAAGACCTGA
- the ada gene encoding bifunctional DNA-binding transcriptional regulator/O6-methylguanine-DNA methyltransferase Ada, with protein sequence MRSAPQPSAMDVEAAYWAAVKARDPSFDGKFYYSVVTTGVYCRPSCSARLARRENVAFHASCADAERAGFRPCKRCKPNEPSLHDRYATKIAEACRLIEQVEEPPKLADLARATGLSPYHFHRIFKAVAGVTPKAYAVAHRQRRARENLMGNASVTRAIHAAGFNSSSRFYADSTGFLGMTPTDFRSGGNSADMRFAVGQCSLGSILVAASDKGIAAIFLGDDPEVLVRNLQDRFPKANLIGGDRAFENVMATVVGLVEAPETGLDLPLDIRGTAFQHRVWQALREIPAGTTATYSEIAEHIGMPKAVRAVAAACAANKLAVAIPCHRVVRNDGSLSGYRWGVERKRALLEREAKS encoded by the coding sequence ATGAGGTCCGCGCCGCAACCGTCCGCAATGGATGTGGAGGCGGCCTATTGGGCGGCCGTCAAAGCGCGCGATCCATCCTTCGATGGAAAATTCTACTATTCCGTTGTCACCACAGGCGTTTATTGCCGGCCATCGTGCTCCGCACGCTTGGCAAGGCGCGAAAACGTGGCATTCCACGCATCGTGTGCAGACGCCGAACGCGCCGGATTCCGCCCCTGCAAACGTTGCAAGCCGAATGAGCCATCCCTCCACGACCGCTACGCAACCAAAATAGCGGAAGCCTGCCGCCTGATCGAACAGGTGGAAGAACCGCCGAAGCTTGCCGACCTGGCACGGGCAACCGGTCTCAGCCCGTATCACTTTCACCGCATCTTCAAAGCCGTTGCCGGCGTCACGCCGAAGGCCTACGCAGTTGCGCACCGGCAGCGACGCGCGAGAGAGAACCTTATGGGGAACGCATCCGTGACCCGCGCCATCCACGCAGCGGGCTTCAATTCGAGCAGCCGCTTTTACGCCGATTCCACTGGTTTTCTCGGCATGACGCCGACAGACTTTCGCTCCGGCGGAAACAGTGCCGATATGCGGTTTGCGGTCGGCCAATGCTCTTTGGGATCGATCCTCGTCGCCGCCAGCGACAAGGGCATCGCGGCAATCTTCCTGGGCGACGATCCCGAGGTTCTCGTCCGCAATCTCCAAGATCGTTTTCCAAAAGCGAATTTGATCGGCGGCGACCGCGCGTTTGAGAATGTCATGGCCACGGTCGTAGGCTTGGTCGAAGCTCCGGAAACAGGTCTCGACCTGCCGCTCGATATTCGCGGGACAGCGTTCCAGCATCGCGTCTGGCAGGCGCTCCGCGAGATTCCCGCCGGAACGACAGCCACCTACAGCGAGATCGCCGAGCACATCGGCATGCCTAAAGCCGTGCGGGCCGTGGCGGCTGCCTGCGCCGCAAACAAGCTTGCCGTGGCAATCCCCTGCCACCGTGTGGTACGCAACGACGGTTCGCTTTCAGGCTACCGTTGGGGCGTGGAGCGCAAACGAGCGCTTCTCGAACGCGAAGCAAAGTCATAG
- a CDS encoding NADH-quinone oxidoreductase subunit B family protein: MRKTLLASLIQGPLTEAAPRPDEKALEEVSEGLRRAARRSLGRSLAIREVDTGSCNACELEIHALSNPFYDIERFGLRFVASPRHADVLLVTGPVTSNMREALERTYRATPEPKWVVAVGNCACTGGLFTSSYACVGPVSAVLPVDVTVPGCPPPPIEILRALLALLVGMENDTPQNV; encoded by the coding sequence ATGCGCAAAACCCTGCTCGCGAGCCTGATCCAAGGACCACTGACGGAAGCAGCCCCGCGTCCGGATGAGAAGGCGCTCGAGGAAGTCAGCGAGGGCCTGAGACGTGCGGCCCGGCGCAGTCTGGGTCGCAGCCTTGCCATCCGCGAAGTTGACACCGGATCGTGCAACGCCTGCGAGCTCGAGATCCATGCGCTCAGCAATCCATTCTACGACATCGAGCGCTTCGGTCTACGGTTCGTGGCGTCTCCGCGCCACGCCGACGTTCTGCTCGTCACAGGCCCTGTCACCTCTAATATGCGCGAAGCTCTGGAACGGACCTACCGGGCAACTCCCGAGCCCAAGTGGGTCGTCGCAGTCGGCAATTGCGCATGCACCGGCGGCCTTTTCACCAGTAGCTATGCGTGTGTGGGACCCGTGTCGGCCGTATTACCCGTAGACGTTACGGTCCCTGGTTGCCCGCCACCGCCCATCGAGATCCTGAGAGCTTTACTTGCGCTTCTCGTTGGAATGGAGAACGACACTCCCCAAAACGTCTGA
- a CDS encoding nickel-dependent hydrogenase large subunit, whose protein sequence is MTALDDLLESCWAAAPCRPWPRLSVTAEQWRTAANELAAGRWTLVSLWAEPQIVHMSILEDSSNRIAILSLQSSHKDFPSIGRSHTPALRLERTIQDLVGLAAQDLPDTRPWLDHGRWKLHHPLATKPSQTHGARPYHFLPVEGPDLHQIPVGPVHAGIIEPGHFRFTASGETVVRLEERLGYVHRGVESLMIGSTIEHAARLAGRASGDSTVAYALAFARAVEAATEIEVPSRVHYVRAIMAEIERIANHVGDIGAICNDAAFALMLAHLGALRERVLRASMNVFGHRLMMDVIVPGGLVRDITSDGIHELLNMLNLIEASFPKLVELYDNTTSLQDRTATAGIVSPELARLFGAGGFVGRASERNFDARKSLGYSPYDMLTFDVPIRKEGDVNARVWIRIREVEQSILLIKLLLDTLPEGPVETVPHRVEAPCEGISIVEGFRGDIFIWLRIDAKGNIDRCHLRDPSWFQWPLLEAAIEGNIVADFPLCNKSFNCSYAGQDL, encoded by the coding sequence ATGACTGCGCTTGATGATCTTCTCGAAAGCTGCTGGGCCGCGGCGCCATGTCGACCCTGGCCTCGTCTGTCTGTGACTGCCGAGCAGTGGCGCACGGCTGCGAATGAACTTGCCGCCGGCCGATGGACGCTCGTCTCCCTTTGGGCTGAGCCTCAAATCGTGCACATGTCCATTCTTGAGGACAGCTCAAACCGGATTGCCATTCTCAGCCTGCAGTCCTCGCATAAGGACTTCCCATCGATCGGCCGCTCACATACTCCTGCACTCCGGCTCGAGCGCACGATCCAGGATCTCGTCGGGCTTGCCGCGCAGGATTTGCCGGATACCCGGCCTTGGCTCGATCACGGGCGTTGGAAATTGCATCATCCTCTGGCGACCAAGCCGTCCCAAACGCATGGCGCGCGACCCTATCATTTCCTACCTGTCGAAGGCCCCGACCTCCACCAGATCCCCGTCGGGCCCGTGCACGCCGGCATCATCGAGCCGGGACATTTCCGCTTCACGGCTAGCGGCGAGACGGTCGTCCGCTTGGAGGAGCGTCTTGGATACGTGCACCGAGGCGTGGAGAGCCTGATGATCGGCAGCACGATCGAACATGCCGCCCGCCTTGCCGGTCGCGCATCGGGAGACAGCACTGTTGCATACGCGCTAGCTTTTGCTCGCGCAGTCGAGGCGGCGACGGAAATCGAAGTCCCATCTCGGGTGCACTATGTGCGGGCCATAATGGCCGAGATCGAACGCATCGCTAACCACGTGGGCGATATCGGCGCGATCTGCAACGACGCTGCCTTTGCACTGATGCTTGCTCACCTCGGCGCCTTGCGCGAACGCGTGCTGCGGGCGTCTATGAACGTTTTCGGCCACCGCCTGATGATGGACGTCATCGTTCCCGGCGGCCTCGTACGCGATATCACCAGCGACGGCATCCACGAGCTGCTAAACATGCTCAATCTGATCGAGGCCTCTTTCCCGAAGCTCGTCGAGCTCTACGACAACACCACGTCGCTTCAGGACCGAACCGCGACGGCAGGAATCGTGTCTCCCGAGCTTGCGCGCTTGTTCGGCGCCGGCGGGTTCGTCGGCCGCGCTTCAGAGCGCAATTTCGACGCGCGGAAATCTCTGGGCTATTCGCCCTACGACATGCTCACGTTTGATGTCCCCATTCGAAAGGAAGGCGATGTCAACGCGCGCGTCTGGATCCGAATCCGCGAAGTCGAACAATCAATCCTTCTGATCAAACTGCTACTCGACACATTGCCGGAGGGACCGGTCGAAACAGTACCACACAGAGTCGAAGCTCCCTGCGAAGGCATTTCCATTGTCGAGGGATTCCGCGGCGACATATTCATTTGGCTGCGCATCGACGCCAAAGGCAACATCGACAGATGCCACCTTCGCGATCCCTCCTGGTTCCAGTGGCCGCTACTCGAGGCCGCGATCGAGGGCAACATTGTCGCGGACTTCCCCTTGTGCAACAAGTCGTTCAACTGCTCCTACGCGGGGCAAGATCTGTAG
- a CDS encoding hydrogenase 4 subunit F: protein MTAFPLDGLTLILLIPAVSAALLVALPGYAVTSKLNVLASFLTLVAALSLLWRRPEAGLLLHVDDLNIVFIVLNTFVGFTTSAFSASYIAHEIEIGRLTPAYLRFYHAMYQALMFEMNLALVANNLGLMWVGVEFATLTTVLMVGIYRTHEALEAAWKYFILGSVGIALALFGTILLYLAAKPVAGMEIEAMAWTKLMTRAATFDPALLNLAFVFLLLGYGTKVGLAPMHGWLPDAHAEGPTPISAVLSGLLLNVALHALLRFKMLLATNGQAIAPGPLMVTMGLISLLFAALMLYRRRDIKRMFAYSSIEHMGIIAFAFGMGGPLANFAGLLHMTMHSLTKSAIFFSVGHIAQVKGTQKMTEIGGLTETHPVLGWGLVIGVMAIAGLPPFGIFMSEFLLVTSTFAREPILAVLLVIGIILALGALLQKLNTLAFGTPKGSLTPVEASYVPMFSHFALILIAGIFLPAELVSWFQNVAQLLR from the coding sequence ATGACCGCGTTCCCGCTCGACGGACTGACGCTCATCTTGTTGATCCCCGCGGTCTCTGCGGCGTTGCTCGTCGCGCTGCCGGGCTATGCCGTGACTTCGAAGCTCAATGTCCTGGCGAGCTTTCTGACGCTCGTTGCCGCGCTATCGCTGCTCTGGCGAAGGCCGGAGGCAGGGCTGCTCTTGCACGTCGATGACCTCAACATCGTTTTCATCGTGCTCAACACTTTCGTCGGGTTCACCACGAGCGCATTCAGCGCAAGCTACATCGCCCACGAGATCGAGATCGGCCGCCTGACGCCGGCTTATCTGCGCTTCTACCACGCCATGTATCAGGCGCTGATGTTCGAAATGAATCTGGCGCTGGTCGCCAACAATCTCGGGCTCATGTGGGTCGGCGTCGAGTTCGCGACACTGACGACCGTTCTGATGGTCGGAATCTACCGTACGCATGAGGCGCTCGAAGCGGCCTGGAAGTATTTCATTCTCGGCAGCGTCGGCATCGCGCTCGCATTGTTCGGAACCATTCTGCTCTATCTCGCGGCCAAGCCCGTCGCGGGCATGGAAATCGAAGCCATGGCCTGGACAAAGCTGATGACGCGTGCCGCCACCTTCGATCCGGCTCTGCTCAATCTGGCATTCGTCTTCCTTCTCCTGGGCTACGGCACGAAAGTGGGGCTCGCGCCGATGCACGGTTGGCTGCCGGACGCACACGCCGAAGGTCCGACTCCGATCTCCGCAGTCTTGTCGGGACTGCTCCTCAACGTCGCCCTGCACGCACTTCTCAGATTCAAGATGCTGCTGGCGACAAACGGCCAAGCGATCGCGCCGGGACCGCTGATGGTAACAATGGGCCTGATCTCGTTGCTGTTCGCCGCGCTCATGTTATACCGCCGCCGCGACATCAAACGTATGTTTGCCTATTCCTCGATCGAGCACATGGGAATCATCGCCTTTGCCTTCGGCATGGGTGGACCGCTGGCAAACTTCGCGGGCCTACTACACATGACGATGCACAGCCTGACAAAATCGGCGATCTTCTTTTCCGTCGGCCACATCGCTCAGGTGAAGGGCACGCAGAAGATGACCGAAATCGGCGGACTGACGGAGACCCATCCCGTCCTCGGCTGGGGGCTCGTCATCGGCGTCATGGCAATCGCCGGCCTGCCACCCTTCGGCATCTTCATGAGCGAGTTTCTTCTGGTGACGTCAACGTTCGCTCGCGAGCCGATCCTCGCGGTCCTGCTCGTGATCGGCATCATCCTCGCGCTTGGAGCACTTCTGCAGAAGCTCAACACTCTGGCGTTCGGTACACCGAAGGGCAGCTTGACGCCTGTCGAAGCGTCCTACGTGCCTATGTTTTCACATTTTGCACTGATCCTGATCGCGGGCATCTTTCTGCCGGCCGAACTCGTATCCTGGTTCCAGAACGTCGCGCAGTTGCTGAGGTAA
- a CDS encoding hydrogenase-4 component E, whose product MDQRLIFDVAHFLAGGLVLISFLLLYQDRMFGLLNMFALHAFVLSLSVSWQAFVQNAPHLYITAAIALVLKAIIIPILLRRVVIRLDIHREIEAVGGIGLTMLFGIGLVALSMVVMLHVTVGADRLAREDLALALSVVLLGFLMMVTRRNAVSQVIGFMSLENGLILAAAGAKGMPLVVEMSVAFSVLVAFLVIGIFLFRIRERFDTVDMHALDRFRGEHL is encoded by the coding sequence ATGGATCAACGTCTGATCTTCGACGTTGCACATTTTCTGGCCGGCGGACTCGTGCTGATCAGCTTCCTGCTTCTCTATCAGGATCGCATGTTCGGCCTTCTGAACATGTTCGCATTGCATGCCTTCGTGCTGTCACTGTCAGTGTCGTGGCAGGCGTTCGTGCAGAATGCCCCGCATCTTTACATCACGGCCGCCATCGCTCTGGTGCTCAAGGCGATCATCATCCCAATACTTCTCCGCCGTGTTGTCATCCGCCTTGATATCCACCGCGAAATTGAGGCCGTCGGCGGTATCGGCCTCACGATGCTGTTTGGCATCGGCCTCGTCGCGCTCTCGATGGTCGTAATGCTGCATGTGACCGTTGGCGCCGACCGCCTCGCGCGTGAGGACTTGGCGCTCGCGCTTTCGGTCGTCCTGCTCGGGTTCCTGATGATGGTGACGCGCCGCAATGCGGTCAGTCAAGTCATCGGGTTCATGTCGCTCGAGAACGGACTGATCCTCGCGGCAGCCGGCGCCAAGGGCATGCCGCTGGTCGTCGAAATGAGTGTCGCATTTTCAGTCCTCGTGGCATTTCTCGTCATCGGCATCTTCCTGTTCCGCATCCGCGAACGCTTCGACACGGTCGACATGCACGCGCTCGATCGATTTAGAGGTGAACACCTATGA
- a CDS encoding respiratory chain complex I subunit 1 family protein, with product MALIVAIATQGIQMMLVLALAPLLTGFVRKVKARLLMRQGPPLLQPYRDLLRLVRKEVVLADNSSWLFRTAPYLIFAATWVAASLVPTFATGLMFSWSADLIAITALLGSARFFLALAGMDIGTSFGGIGSSREATFATLAEPAMMMMVFSVALIAGSTQLSTFSSFMVSPDVGLRVSLALALVALIIVAIAENARIPVDNPATHLELTMVHEAMVLEYSGRHLAVIELAAHLKLLLYASLIACLFIPWGLAKPGATAGDLAIGGATYFSKLAALGLLLGIFETAIAKMRVFRVAEFLGIALMLGLLATLLLFVSRSL from the coding sequence ATGGCCCTGATCGTCGCCATTGCCACGCAGGGCATCCAGATGATGCTCGTTCTCGCCCTGGCACCGCTGCTTACCGGTTTCGTGCGCAAGGTTAAAGCGCGGCTACTGATGCGTCAGGGACCGCCTCTACTGCAGCCCTATCGCGACTTGTTGCGTCTCGTGCGCAAAGAGGTCGTGCTGGCCGACAATTCCTCCTGGCTGTTTCGGACGGCGCCCTATCTCATTTTCGCAGCCACATGGGTCGCCGCAAGCCTCGTGCCCACATTCGCGACCGGACTCATGTTCAGTTGGTCGGCTGATCTCATTGCAATCACGGCCCTTCTCGGCAGCGCCAGATTCTTCCTTGCGCTCGCTGGCATGGACATCGGCACGAGCTTCGGTGGCATCGGCTCGAGCCGTGAAGCAACGTTCGCGACGCTCGCCGAGCCGGCTATGATGATGATGGTGTTCTCTGTTGCTTTGATCGCAGGCTCTACGCAGCTTTCGACCTTCTCCAGCTTCATGGTGTCTCCCGACGTCGGTCTGCGCGTCTCCTTGGCGCTCGCCCTTGTTGCTCTAATCATTGTCGCGATTGCAGAGAATGCCCGTATTCCGGTCGACAACCCCGCGACGCACCTGGAGTTGACGATGGTGCATGAGGCTATGGTGCTCGAATATTCCGGACGGCACCTCGCCGTCATTGAACTCGCCGCACATCTGAAGCTTCTGCTCTATGCATCACTCATCGCGTGCCTGTTCATACCGTGGGGCCTAGCGAAACCCGGAGCGACAGCAGGTGACCTAGCGATCGGCGGCGCGACATACTTTTCGAAACTCGCCGCCCTCGGTCTTCTACTCGGCATCTTCGAGACCGCCATTGCCAAGATGCGCGTCTTCCGCGTCGCGGAGTTCTTAGGGATCGCTCTGATGCTCGGACTGCTCGCCACCTTGCTTCTGTTCGTATCGAGGAGCCTCTAG